From one Streptomyces sp. ICC1 genomic stretch:
- a CDS encoding WbqC family protein → MIYIEQPGFAPWLGFCEALLGCTTVALFDDVQYTEGGFLNRNRIKTPDGPAWLTVPVVRASGQLIRDTRLADSFDPDSLLRRVRLAYARTPYVEEALNVLGPALGGGHRWLLDLNVDLINQIATALGSHARLRLTSDMDTTADSGKSVRLAQIAAQADEHVLWAGSGTRGYLDTDALAGHGISVVWNEFADRHPQYGQAWPQQGFIPCLSFIDAVAATGWAGLAAMLRTGLDTYLPTASTGASA, encoded by the coding sequence GTGATCTACATCGAGCAGCCCGGGTTCGCCCCGTGGCTGGGTTTCTGCGAAGCCCTCCTCGGCTGCACCACCGTCGCCCTGTTCGACGACGTGCAGTACACCGAGGGCGGGTTCCTCAACCGCAACCGCATCAAGACCCCCGACGGGCCGGCCTGGCTCACGGTCCCCGTCGTCCGCGCCTCGGGCCAGCTGATCCGCGACACCCGCCTTGCCGACAGTTTCGACCCCGACAGCCTGCTGCGCCGCGTCCGCCTAGCCTACGCGCGCACCCCGTACGTCGAGGAGGCGCTGAACGTCCTTGGTCCCGCCCTCGGCGGCGGCCACCGCTGGCTCCTGGACCTGAACGTCGACCTCATCAACCAGATCGCGACCGCGCTCGGCTCCCACGCCCGCCTGCGGCTCACCTCCGACATGGACACGACGGCCGACAGCGGCAAGTCGGTGCGGCTGGCCCAGATCGCCGCCCAGGCCGACGAGCACGTGCTGTGGGCCGGTTCGGGCACCCGCGGCTACCTCGACACCGACGCCCTGGCCGGGCACGGCATCTCCGTGGTCTGGAACGAGTTCGCAGACCGGCACCCCCAGTACGGACAGGCATGGCCCCAGCAGGGCTTCATCCCCTGCCTCTCGTTCATCGACGCGGTAGCGGCGACCGGCTGGGCCGGGCTGGCCGCGATGCTGCGCACCGGACTGGACACCTACCTCCCGACCGCATCCACCGGAGCGAGCGCGTGA
- the dcd gene encoding dCTP deaminase: MILTGPEIHARIERGEIKVSPYDPTLIQPNSLDFHLGDTIGWYTAEVLDCARENAFEVHPIPTDGMVLSPDRIYLAPTLERIGSDTVVPIIRAKSSIARLGLFVHVTADLIDLGSYGQLTLQLHCSGAPVLIYPGMPIGQVTFWETTGEIVLYDGKYQNSTGPMPSQSYRDFEDR, translated from the coding sequence GTGATCCTCACCGGCCCCGAGATCCATGCCCGCATCGAACGCGGCGAGATCAAGGTCTCGCCCTACGACCCCACCCTCATCCAGCCCAACAGCCTGGACTTCCACCTCGGGGACACCATCGGCTGGTACACCGCCGAAGTCCTCGACTGCGCCAGGGAGAACGCCTTCGAAGTACACCCGATCCCCACGGACGGAATGGTGCTGTCCCCGGACCGCATCTACCTCGCACCGACGCTGGAGCGGATCGGCAGCGACACCGTGGTCCCCATCATCCGCGCCAAATCCTCCATCGCGCGCCTGGGACTGTTCGTCCATGTGACCGCGGACCTGATCGATCTCGGGTCCTACGGTCAGCTGACCCTCCAACTGCACTGCTCGGGAGCCCCGGTCCTGATCTATCCCGGCATGCCGATCGGCCAGGTCACCTTCTGGGAGACCACCGGCGAGATCGTCCTCTACGACGGCAAGTACCAGAACAGCACCGGGCCCATGCCCTCCCAGTCCTACCGCGACTTCGAGGACCGGTGA
- a CDS encoding PIG-L deacetylase family protein: protein MPGPQGDAREHVVAVVAHPDDAELLCGGTLLRLRQAGARVSILTATHGANGVSVADSEAGRRLRPEDRAVESAAAWAGTGIELSGLGLEDGALTADRHMISLLEGELVRSGCTTLITHSPRVANDHQDHLAVAVAASNAATRVSTCRTVLYGEPHAPRSQFAPTVLVDITDVLDDKIKALQAHQSQAGRWYLGEEYTRHRAADAGWRLRPAAAAAGRSFEAFETPLLTLSHPALGLELS, encoded by the coding sequence GTGCCCGGGCCCCAAGGCGATGCGCGCGAGCACGTGGTCGCCGTCGTGGCCCACCCCGACGACGCGGAACTGCTCTGTGGTGGAACCCTCCTTCGGCTCCGCCAGGCCGGCGCCCGCGTCAGCATCCTGACCGCCACCCACGGCGCGAACGGCGTCTCGGTCGCGGACAGCGAGGCGGGACGGCGGCTGAGGCCGGAGGACCGCGCCGTCGAATCCGCTGCGGCATGGGCGGGTACCGGTATCGAGCTGTCCGGCCTCGGCCTGGAAGACGGGGCCCTGACCGCGGACCGGCACATGATCTCCCTCCTAGAAGGGGAGCTCGTCCGATCCGGCTGCACCACGCTGATCACCCACAGCCCACGGGTGGCCAACGACCACCAAGACCACCTCGCGGTAGCTGTGGCGGCCTCGAACGCGGCCACCCGGGTCAGCACGTGCCGCACCGTCCTGTACGGCGAACCCCACGCACCGCGATCCCAGTTCGCGCCGACCGTCCTCGTCGACATCACCGATGTCCTCGACGACAAGATCAAGGCCCTGCAAGCGCATCAGAGCCAGGCCGGACGCTGGTACCTCGGCGAGGAGTACACCCGCCACCGCGCCGCCGACGCCGGGTGGCGGCTGCGCCCGGCCGCCGCTGCGGCGGGCCGTTCCTTCGAGGCGTTCGAGACACCGCTGCTCACCCTCTCCCACCCGGCCCTCGGATTGGAGCTTTCGTGA